A genome region from Microplitis demolitor isolate Queensland-Clemson2020A chromosome 1, iyMicDemo2.1a, whole genome shotgun sequence includes the following:
- the LOC103576851 gene encoding paramyosin, long form: MSSSAVAKTSKYTYRSSGGAGHADVSIEYSADLSALTRLEDKIRLLHEDLESERELRQRIERERADLSVQVIQLSERLEEAEGGAESQFEINKKRDTELLKLRKLLEDVHLESEETAHHLRKKHQEVVVDFQDQIDQLSKARARADKEKAKFQQEVYELLAQLDSVTKEKVLSMKTIEKLEIHVSELNVKIEELNRTIVDITSHKTRMSQENIELVKEVQDLKVNMESIVYTKSQLASQLEDARRRLEDEDRRRAMVEASLHQVETELESVRVQLEEESEARLDLERQLVKASGEVQIWRSKYETEANARVEEVEELRRKFTSRIQEQEEQIENLLVRINNLEKQKSRLQSEVEVLIIDLEKANGTAREMQKRVEHLEKVNIELKSRLEETVALYEQSQRDLRNKQQELMRCNAELEKTRDLKEQLARENKKLGDDLTDAKNQLADMNRRLHELELELRRLENEREELAAAYKEAEAGRKVEEQRSQRLSAELSQLRHETERRLSEKDEEIESIRKQTSIEIEQLNARVVEAETKLKTEVVRIKKKLQIQITELELSLDVANKNNIDLQKTIKKQSLTLTELQAHYDEVQRQLQVTLDQLGISQRRLQSLTAETEEIRGNYESALRAKRNVEQQYEESVSRINELTTMNVNLSSARSKLEQELAALAGDYEEVTKELRISDERYQRVQTELKHTVEMLHEEQERIVKIESIKKSLEIEVKNVSVRLEEVEANAIVGGKRIISKLESRIRDLELELDEEKRRHAETVKILRKKERNIKEVMIQVEEDSKNIALLQESLDKAQQKVSIYKRQLQEQEGMSQQSVTRVRRFQRELEAAEDRADTAESNLTLIRAKHRSFVTTSTVPGSQVYLVQESRQELN, from the exons ATGTCGTCTTCAGCTGTAGCGAAAACTTCAAAATACACCTATCGTAGCAGTGGAGGTGCTGGTCATGCTGATGTTAGCATTGAGTACAGCGCTGACCTTAGCGCCCTTACAAGACTTGAG gacAAAATTCGTCTTCTTCATGAAGATCTTGAGTCCGAGAGAGAATTACGTCAAAGG attGAGCGCGAGCGTGCCGACCTCAGTGTCCAAGTTATCCAGCTGTCTGAACGTCTTGAGGAAGCTGAGGGTGGCGCTGAGTctcaa tttgagaTAAATAAGAAGAGAGACACTGAGCTTTTGAAGTTGCGTAAATTACTGGAAGATGTTCACCTGGAGAGTGAAGAGACAGCTCACCACCTGCGCAAAAAGCACCAGGAAGTCGTGGTCGACTTCCAGGACCAGATCGACCAGCTGTCAAAAGCTCGCGCCAG ggCGGACAAAGAAAAAGCGAAATTCCAACAAGAAGTATACGAACTCTTAGCCCAACTGGATAGTGTAACAAAAGAGAAGGTGCTCTCAATGAAGACCATTGAGAAATTAGAGATCCACGTGTCGGAGTTGAATGTTAAGATCGAGGAGCTGAACCGCACGATTGTGGACATAACGAGCCACAAGACTCGTATGTCTCAAGAAAATATCGAATTGGTCAAAGAAGTCCAGGACCTTAAAGTGAACATGGAGAGCATCGTTTACACCAAGAGTCAGTTGGCCAGTCAACTCGAGGACGCTCGTCGTCGTCTTGAGGACGAGGACCGCAGACGCGCGATGGTCGAGGCTTCATTGCACCAGGTCGAGACCGAGCTCGAGTCCGTCCGTGTTCAGCTCGAAGAGGAGTCCGAGGCACGTTTGGATCTGGAACGTCAGCTGGTGAAAGCCAGCGGCGAAGTACAAATCTGGCGGTCCAAGTACGAAACTGAAGCCAACGCTCGTGTTGAAGAGGTAGAAGAACTTCGTCGTAAATTCACTTCTCGTATTCAAGAACAGGAGGAGCAGATCGAAAATCTTTTGGTTAGAATAAACAATTTGGAGAAGCAGAAATCACGTCTGCAGTCCGAGGTCGAGGTTCTCATAATTGATCTTGAGAAGGCCAATGGAACTGCTCGGGAGATGCAAAAACGCGTTGAACATTTGGAGAAGGTTAACATTGAATTGAAATCACGATTGGAGGAGACCGTTGCTCTGTATGAGCAGAGTCAGCGTGATCTTCGAAACAAACAACAGGAGCTTATGAGATGCAATGCTGAGTTGGAGAAAACACGTGACCTTAAGGAACAACTTGCACGTGAAAACAAGAAACTTGGAG atgatTTAACTGACGCTAAGAACCAGCTAGCTGACATGAACCGACGTCTCCATGAATTGGAACTTGAGCTTCGTCGTCTGGAGAATGAACGTGAAGAATTAGCAGCCGCTTACAAAGAAGCCGAAGCT GGTCGCAAGGTCGAAGAACAACGATCCCAGCGTTTGTCAGCTGAACTCAGTCAACTTCGTCATGAAACTGAGCGTCGTCTTTCTGAAAAGGATGAAGAAATAGAATCAATCcg cAAGCAGACCAGCATTGAAATTGAACAACTTAATGCCCGCGTGGTTGAAGCTGAAACTAAATTGAAAACTGAAGTCGTTCGTATAAAGAAGAAGTTACAGATACAGATCACTGAATTGGAACTGTCATTGGACGTTGCTAATAAGAATAATATCGATCTGCAGAAAACTATTAAGAAGCAATCGCTCACTTTGACA gaattGCAAGCTCATTATGATGAAGTACAACGTCAATTGCAAGTTACACTCGATCAATTGGGAATAAGTCAACGCCGACTTCAATCATTGACTGCCGAAACTGAAGAAATTCGCGGCAACTATGAATCc gcaCTACGCGCAAAGAGGAATGTTGAGCAGCAATATGAAGAGTCGGTAAGCCGTATCAACGAGTTGACAACAATGAACGTAAACTTATCTTCAGCAAGATCAAAACTTGAACAAGAATTGGCAGCTCTTGCTGGTGACTACGAAGAAGTTACCAAGGAATTAAGAATTAGCGACGAGAGATACCAGCGTGTGCAAACAGAGTTGAAACACACTGTCGAAATGTTACATGAAGAACAAGAGCGTATTGTCAAGATCGAATCAATCAAGAAGTCATTGgaaattgaagttaaaaatgtgTCCGTACGTCTTGAGGAAGTTGAAGCCAACGCAATCGTCGGCGGCAAACGTATTATCAGCAAACTTGAATCACGG attcGCGACTTGGAACTGGAGCTAGATGAAGAGAAGCGCCGACACGCAGAAACAGTTAAGATCCTCCGTAAAAAGGAGCGCAACATCAAAGAAGTTATGATCCAGGTCGAGGAGGACTCGAAGAACATTGCTCTGCTACAAGAATCTCTGGACAAGGCTCAGCAGAAGGTTTCGATCTACAAGAGACAACTTCAGGAGCAAGAAGGAATGTCCCAACAGAGTGTGACCCGAGTCCGGCGATTCCAGAGGGAACTTGAGGCTGCCGAAGATCGCGCCGATACTGCTGAGAGCAATCTAACCCTGATCCGCGCTAAACACCGCAGCTTCGTCACCACATCGACTGTACCCGGATCACAAGTTTACCTGGTCCAGGAATCGAGGCAGGAgttaaactaa
- the LOC128668523 gene encoding paramyosin, short form-like, which yields MPLNSKWKRNQPSTVYENNYNCGINYYQPMIDYIDQKNRKIVKDPQYPEMPWADERFLWERKRVLPYTADELIQHAIEAEEHAKDHLSHFKIAKRSDFSLKKAVEATHVTKEILPTNIEETTKSKRNERPIPLDVTMADLMVQTVRNNEKMKHVKQALEHSVRLRGKSARAIEFELRAESAKNLSGTTELADIRKYQREAMQAMWDERDHVRMMEDRTKLLKDEEIRLTAPLDDLSQELKELEIKSSNYFIDKR from the exons ATGCCATTGAATTCCAAATGGAAGCGAAATCAGCCATCGACAGTTTACGAAAACAATTACAATTGTgggattaattattatcagccGATGATCGATTACATTGATCAGAAAAATCGTAAGATTGTTAAAGATCCCCAGTATCCAGAAATGCCATGGGCTGATGAACGGTTTTTGTGGGAACGAAAACGCGTATTACCTTACACAGCCGACGAATTAATCCAACACGCCATTGAGGCGGAAGAACATGCCAAAGATCATCTGTCTCATTTTAAg ataGCAAAGCGCTCGGACTTTAGTTTGAAAAAAGCTGTGGAAGCAACCCACGTAACAAAAGAAATACTTCCGACGAATATTGAAGAGACAACAAAATCTAAAAGAAACGAACGCCCGATACCGCTGGACGTGACAATGGCCGACTTGATGGTGCAAACAGTaagaaacaatgaaaaaatgaaacacGTTAAACAGGCATTAGAGCACAGCGTACGTTTACGTGGTAAATCCGCGAGAGCTATTGAATTCGAATTGAGAGCTGAGTCGGCGAAAAATTTATCCGGCACAACAGAGCTAGCGGATATCAGAAAATACCAACGGGAAGCGATGCAAGCTATGTGGGATGAGCGTGATCACGTTAGAATGATGGAGGATCGTACTAAATTGTTGAAAGACGAAGAAATTAGATTGACTGCGCCTTTGGATGATTTGTCCCAGGAATTAAAGGAACTTGAAATAAAGTCTAGCAATTATTTCATAGACAAGAGGTAG